A genomic region of Salinibacter pepae contains the following coding sequences:
- a CDS encoding ABC transporter ATP-binding protein: MAASDRDDRESTLAILSRLWGVLSPYKARVVGVALLISFSAALEAAGPQFVRYAFDVVIPGGRSTLFLWFGLAFAGFYLFRAIVEYGGMYWSFALTQQVVSDVRMQAYDHLLTLPVSRFSNEQSGSLSSRVVSDPNALKGMIQAAASRLSGQLVAILVVAGLLVWMNWKLALVNLVVLPLLAFVTYYYQEPLRTASRSIRETVARLTATSTEAISNIRVVKAFVGEEQERERFGTHNQRYVDINLDRRKDVGKMEGLINITSNYGTGALLLVGGWMVASGSLSLGELTAFIMYQRQLQGPVQSVMFFNDKLQAGMAALERLSELVDTDPETGGDRAEVPVGPVELEEVRFSYPDADEPALRDLSLRIEPGETAALVGSSGAGKSTVANLVGRFWDPQEGRVTVDGIDLRSFELQALREHVALVPQDPTLFSGTVADNIRYAEPDASDGAVRRAAEMANAHGFIQQLVDGYDTQIGERGVRLSGGQKQRVAIARAILTDARILLLDEATSDLDSESEAVIQDALDGLFARGDQLTSIVIAHRLSTIENADTIYVLEDGRLVEQGPHDELLAEGGRYAELWALQRRDADRAAQPNLAEPPAVAPASADGSSSTRS, encoded by the coding sequence ATGGCTGCTTCCGACCGCGACGACCGCGAGTCAACCCTCGCCATCCTGAGTCGACTCTGGGGCGTGCTGTCCCCGTACAAGGCTCGGGTGGTTGGGGTGGCGTTGCTGATCAGCTTCTCGGCGGCGCTGGAGGCGGCGGGGCCGCAGTTTGTGCGCTACGCATTCGACGTGGTGATCCCCGGCGGGCGCAGCACGCTGTTTCTGTGGTTCGGGCTTGCCTTCGCCGGGTTCTACCTGTTTCGGGCGATCGTGGAGTACGGGGGCATGTACTGGAGCTTTGCCCTCACGCAGCAGGTGGTGAGCGACGTGCGCATGCAGGCCTACGACCACCTGCTGACGCTTCCGGTGTCCCGGTTCTCCAACGAGCAGTCCGGCTCCCTCAGCTCGCGTGTCGTGAGCGACCCGAACGCGCTAAAGGGGATGATCCAGGCGGCCGCGTCCCGCCTCTCCGGCCAGCTCGTGGCCATTCTGGTGGTGGCCGGCCTCCTGGTGTGGATGAACTGGAAGCTGGCCCTGGTGAACCTGGTGGTCCTGCCCCTCTTGGCCTTCGTCACCTACTACTACCAGGAACCCCTTCGCACCGCCTCCCGCAGCATCCGCGAGACGGTCGCGCGCCTGACGGCCACGTCCACCGAGGCGATTTCCAACATTCGGGTCGTGAAGGCCTTCGTCGGGGAAGAGCAGGAGCGTGAGCGCTTCGGCACGCACAACCAGCGGTACGTCGACATCAACCTCGACCGCCGCAAGGACGTGGGCAAGATGGAGGGCCTCATCAATATCACGTCCAACTACGGGACCGGGGCCCTTCTGCTCGTCGGGGGCTGGATGGTGGCGAGCGGCAGCCTTTCGCTCGGCGAGCTTACGGCGTTCATCATGTACCAGCGCCAATTGCAGGGGCCGGTGCAGTCGGTCATGTTCTTCAATGACAAGCTGCAAGCCGGCATGGCGGCCCTAGAGCGGCTCTCCGAACTCGTCGATACCGATCCGGAGACCGGGGGCGATCGGGCAGAGGTGCCCGTGGGGCCGGTGGAGCTGGAGGAGGTACGCTTCTCGTACCCGGACGCCGACGAGCCGGCGCTGCGGGACCTTTCGCTCCGCATCGAGCCGGGAGAGACGGCGGCGCTCGTGGGGTCGTCCGGGGCCGGCAAGAGCACGGTGGCCAACCTCGTCGGGCGCTTCTGGGACCCGCAGGAGGGGCGCGTGACCGTCGACGGCATCGACCTCCGGTCGTTCGAGCTGCAGGCACTGCGGGAGCACGTGGCCCTCGTGCCGCAGGACCCGACGCTCTTCTCGGGGACGGTGGCCGACAACATCCGGTACGCCGAGCCCGACGCGTCCGACGGGGCGGTCCGCCGCGCCGCGGAGATGGCGAACGCGCACGGGTTTATCCAACAGTTGGTCGACGGCTACGACACGCAGATCGGAGAGCGGGGGGTGCGCCTGTCTGGCGGGCAGAAGCAGCGTGTCGCCATTGCCCGCGCCATCCTCACCGACGCCCGCATCCTCCTGCTCGACGAGGCGACCTCCGACCTCGATAGCGAGTCCGAGGCGGTGATCCAGGACGCCCTCGACGGGCTGTTCGCACGGGGCGATCAGCTCACCTCCATCGTCATTGCCCATCGGCTCAGCACCATCGAGAACGCAGACACGATTTACGTGCTGGAGGACGGGCGACTGGTGGAACAGGGGCCGCACGACGAGCTGCTGGCCGAGGGCGGTCGCTACGCGGAGCTCTGGGCGCTGCAGCGGCGGGACGCGGACCGAGCCGCTCAGCCCAACCTTGCGGAGCCACCGGCTGTGGCCCCGGCCTCGGCGGACGGGTCGTCGTCGACACGCTCGTAG
- the ilvA gene encoding threonine ammonia-lyase, protein MSVTIDDVRAARERLDDPSVVRKTPIDSCHSLSELSGAVAILKMEHLQRTGSFKTRGAYNKLAQVASGAVGRVVAASAGNHAQGVALAATTVDLPSTIVMPRNAPQAKVDATRGYGADVELTGDTFQEAMTRARELARGDDALFVHAYDDPDIVAGQGTLGFELYEQVPDVDTVIAPIGGGGLIGGTSMALADIAPNVRVVGVQAAGAATVPQSLAKGVPVPVDHPDTIADGIATGGVSELTLGLIDDHVDEVITVTDGEIARAILLLLERAKQLVEGAGAAPVAALLSDKLDVTGETVVPLLCGGNIDPARLQEVLDHAMADRIQLLRLRVRIDDQPGKMADISRRIAGQGANIRHVRHDRAVHGLDVGEAYLVFEVITSGRGQAENTIAAIEDDGYEVERVN, encoded by the coding sequence ATGTCCGTCACCATCGACGACGTTCGTGCTGCCCGTGAGCGCCTGGACGACCCGTCCGTCGTCCGCAAAACGCCGATCGATTCCTGCCACTCGCTCTCGGAGCTGTCCGGGGCGGTCGCCATCCTCAAGATGGAGCACCTGCAGCGCACGGGGTCGTTCAAGACGCGAGGGGCCTACAATAAACTCGCCCAGGTGGCGTCCGGGGCCGTCGGTCGGGTGGTGGCCGCCAGTGCGGGCAACCACGCCCAGGGGGTGGCCCTGGCGGCGACGACGGTCGACCTGCCGTCGACCATTGTCATGCCCCGCAACGCCCCCCAGGCGAAGGTGGACGCGACGCGCGGCTACGGGGCCGACGTGGAGCTGACGGGCGATACATTTCAGGAGGCGATGACTCGCGCCCGCGAACTGGCCCGGGGCGACGACGCGCTCTTCGTCCACGCGTACGACGACCCGGACATCGTCGCGGGCCAGGGCACCCTCGGGTTCGAGCTCTACGAGCAGGTGCCCGACGTCGATACCGTCATTGCGCCGATCGGCGGCGGGGGGCTCATCGGCGGCACCAGCATGGCCCTCGCGGACATTGCCCCGAACGTCCGGGTGGTGGGCGTGCAGGCCGCGGGCGCCGCAACCGTTCCCCAGAGCCTCGCGAAGGGCGTGCCGGTGCCCGTCGACCACCCCGACACCATCGCGGACGGGATCGCCACGGGCGGCGTGTCCGAGCTCACCCTGGGGCTCATCGATGACCACGTCGACGAGGTCATCACCGTCACCGACGGCGAAATTGCGCGCGCCATCCTGCTGCTGCTCGAACGAGCGAAGCAGCTGGTGGAAGGCGCGGGCGCGGCTCCGGTGGCCGCCCTGCTGTCCGACAAGCTCGACGTGACGGGCGAGACGGTGGTCCCCCTCCTGTGCGGCGGCAACATCGATCCGGCCCGGCTCCAAGAGGTTCTGGACCACGCCATGGCCGACCGCATCCAACTTCTTCGTCTTCGGGTTCGCATCGACGACCAGCCGGGGAAAATGGCCGATATTTCCCGGCGCATCGCCGGCCAGGGCGCAAACATCCGGCACGTGCGCCACGATCGGGCGGTGCACGGCCTCGATGTGGGGGAGGCGTACCTCGTGTTCGAGGTCATTACCAGTGGTCGAGGCCAGGCCGAAAACACCATCGCGGCCATCGAGGATGACGGCTACGAGGTGGAGCGGGTCAACTAA
- a CDS encoding TetR/AcrR family transcriptional regulator, producing the protein MPRSPTFDRDAKVEQAMQLFWEKGYESTSVQDLVDHLGLNRSSLYNAFGGKHELYLEALDRYRQQDIEWLRGQLREAPTALKGIRQAFVTVAERATESCCGCFTTNAAVECAPRDASTQKRARESFEKMRSLFRTAVEQAQEEGAVDPSRDAKALGCHLTNVYNGIHLTAKTNPPDAVVQDIVEETLRGLTCSARDASP; encoded by the coding sequence ATGCCCCGATCCCCGACGTTTGACCGTGACGCGAAGGTTGAGCAGGCGATGCAGCTCTTCTGGGAGAAGGGGTACGAGTCGACCAGCGTGCAGGACCTGGTCGATCATCTGGGCCTCAACCGTAGCAGCCTGTACAACGCCTTCGGGGGCAAGCATGAGCTGTACTTGGAGGCGCTCGACCGCTACCGCCAGCAGGACATCGAGTGGCTGCGGGGGCAGCTCCGAGAGGCCCCCACGGCGCTGAAGGGCATCCGGCAGGCCTTTGTGACGGTGGCGGAGCGGGCGACGGAGAGCTGCTGTGGGTGCTTCACGACCAACGCGGCGGTGGAATGTGCCCCGCGGGACGCGTCGACCCAGAAACGGGCGCGGGAGAGCTTCGAGAAAATGCGCTCTCTGTTCCGGACGGCCGTGGAGCAGGCCCAAGAGGAGGGTGCTGTCGATCCGTCCCGCGACGCAAAGGCCCTGGGCTGCCATCTTACGAACGTTTACAACGGCATTCACCTGACCGCCAAGACGAATCCTCCCGACGCGGTCGTGCAGGACATCGTTGAGGAGACCCTTCGAGGGCTCACGTGTTCGGCCCGCGACGCGTCTCCGTAA
- a CDS encoding universal stress protein encodes MPPSPSSDRSFRRILVALDASPHSRAALDLAVQLAVDLEADLEGLFVKDENLMRAAQLPFAAEVRAHSVSPRALNDRRVQRRLRRQADQAEAVLQAATEPAPVSYDFRVVEGQVTRQLLRAAEEADLVALGKTSTQSSRRRLGTTSEALLAESSTPVLVLRRAPRRRPPPSTYYDGSETARKALRTAAGLADPDTPLTVFAPAENETQTEHLRAEVHEVLGTPPAQTRVHPLTPAEVDRLAALARRRGPGLFVMPGTGSPLVDTSIQRFLYELDRPLLLVR; translated from the coding sequence ATGCCTCCATCTCCCTCGTCCGACCGATCGTTTCGCCGGATTCTGGTGGCCCTGGACGCCTCCCCACACAGCCGCGCCGCGCTCGACCTGGCGGTGCAGCTGGCCGTCGACCTGGAGGCCGACCTGGAGGGACTGTTCGTCAAGGACGAAAACCTGATGCGGGCCGCTCAGCTCCCGTTTGCCGCGGAGGTACGTGCCCACTCGGTGTCGCCCAGGGCCCTCAACGACCGCCGCGTGCAGCGCCGGCTGCGTCGCCAGGCCGATCAGGCCGAGGCGGTCCTGCAGGCGGCGACCGAACCGGCCCCGGTGTCGTACGACTTTCGGGTCGTCGAGGGGCAGGTCACACGGCAGTTGCTCCGGGCCGCCGAGGAGGCCGATCTTGTGGCGCTGGGCAAGACGAGCACGCAGAGCAGCCGGCGGCGCCTCGGGACCACCAGTGAGGCCCTTCTGGCAGAGTCCTCCACGCCGGTGCTCGTCCTCCGACGCGCGCCGCGACGCCGCCCCCCACCCTCAACGTACTACGACGGTTCGGAGACGGCCCGGAAGGCCCTGCGCACGGCGGCCGGGCTCGCGGATCCCGACACCCCTCTCACGGTGTTTGCGCCCGCGGAGAACGAGACACAGACCGAACACCTGCGCGCCGAGGTGCACGAGGTCCTCGGCACGCCCCCCGCACAGACCCGGGTGCACCCCCTCACGCCGGCCGAAGTGGACCGGCTCGCCGCCCTTGCCCGCCGACGCGGCCCGGGGCTCTTCGTGATGCCCGGCACCGGCTCGCCACTGGTCGACACGTCCATCCAGCGCTTTCTGTATGAGCTGGACCGCCCTCTGCTCCTGGTCCGGTAG
- a CDS encoding SDR family NAD(P)-dependent oxidoreductase: MDTNRTALVTGGNRGIGLAICEGLADRGVHVVMGARDEETGEDAAASIRERGGSVRVEQLDVIETASIEACKERLDADDVAVDALVNNAGVYPEGDALGVSIDQLDQAWTVNTRGPWLLVKAFVPDMIERGYGRVVNVSSGSGSFGEGLDTNHAAYSAAKAGLNALTMTLDDALPDGPDVKVNSMGPGWVHTRMGGEAAPRTPEEGADTALWLATLPEDGPSGGFFRDRERIPW, from the coding sequence ATGGATACCAACCGAACGGCCCTCGTCACGGGGGGCAACCGTGGCATTGGCCTTGCAATCTGTGAAGGCCTTGCCGATCGGGGCGTGCACGTCGTCATGGGCGCCCGCGATGAGGAGACGGGCGAGGACGCCGCGGCGTCCATTCGGGAGCGCGGCGGGTCGGTGCGCGTGGAGCAGCTCGACGTGATTGAGACCGCCTCGATTGAGGCCTGCAAGGAGCGTCTAGACGCGGACGACGTGGCGGTCGACGCGCTCGTCAACAACGCGGGCGTTTACCCGGAGGGCGACGCGCTGGGGGTTTCAATTGACCAGCTTGACCAGGCGTGGACGGTCAACACGCGCGGCCCGTGGCTGCTGGTAAAGGCCTTCGTGCCCGACATGATTGAGCGGGGCTACGGCCGCGTCGTGAACGTATCGTCCGGATCGGGGTCCTTCGGAGAAGGGCTTGATACGAATCACGCCGCCTACTCGGCCGCGAAGGCGGGCCTAAACGCCCTGACGATGACCCTCGACGATGCGCTGCCCGACGGGCCCGACGTGAAGGTTAACTCGATGGGGCCGGGATGGGTGCACACCCGCATGGGGGGTGAGGCGGCCCCGCGGACGCCCGAGGAGGGGGCCGATACGGCCCTCTGGTTGGCGACGCTCCCCGAAGACGGCCCGAGCGGGGGCTTTTTCCGCGACCGGGAGCGCATTCCGTGGTAG
- a CDS encoding CBS domain-containing protein, with translation MNPRDGLLDTRVKDIIRSKSALADDGAVLTTSPSATVFECIGRMVDRDVGSIVVMEGGAIAGLFTERNYMQSIALEGRSSDETEVQEVMTEDVATVRPDKPLEECLRLMTRLRCRHLPVVDEGGALIGIVSIGDGVKQIIQTAQRETSRLRRYVTGTYAE, from the coding sequence ATGAATCCACGAGATGGCCTTCTTGATACCCGAGTGAAAGACATCATTCGATCCAAGTCCGCCCTGGCCGACGACGGCGCCGTCCTCACCACGAGCCCCTCGGCAACCGTGTTCGAGTGTATTGGACGGATGGTGGACCGCGACGTAGGCTCCATCGTGGTGATGGAGGGCGGTGCCATCGCCGGCCTCTTTACCGAGCGGAATTACATGCAGAGCATCGCCCTGGAGGGCCGCAGCTCGGACGAGACGGAGGTCCAGGAGGTGATGACCGAGGACGTGGCGACCGTTCGTCCCGACAAGCCGCTTGAGGAGTGCCTGCGTCTGATGACGAGGCTCCGGTGTCGTCACCTTCCGGTGGTCGACGAGGGCGGGGCGTTGATCGGCATCGTCTCAATCGGGGACGGCGTGAAGCAGATTATCCAGACGGCCCAGAGGGAGACGAGCCGGCTTCGCCGGTACGTCACCGGAACGTACGCCGAGTAG
- a CDS encoding Lon protease family protein, which produces MIDALPADALRTRFDPSDFGFETTDDLPADTEVVGQDRAVEALDFGMSIDAEGYNVFALGPPGTGRRPLVQHLLEEQAAGEATPPDLCYINHFDDEREPRALRLPAGRGRELKEDVDALIEELQTALPGTFESEEYRSRREMIQEEVQEGQEAALDDLQARAREDGIALIRTPQGFVFTPLDDGEVVPPEEVESMPEEEREQVQQTIEAYQEALQDILQKMPEHQREARQRIEELNKGMATLVVDDLIEDLRDAYADFDDVVAFLDSVRDDLIENVDVFVQAAQQGPSPEQQGPQQMMQQQGQQGGAQQGARAPDGAFWRRYRVNLLVDHAETDGAPVVYEDNPNYQTLVGQVEQIAQMGALVTDFNLIRPGALHEANGGYLIVEARQLLTQPYAWEGLKRALQNGEIQIESPGQALGLIRTLTLEPEAVPLDVKLVVVGERMLYYLLDALDPDMDRLFKVMADFDDQIDRDAAREDAYADLIATTVDDNDLRPFDRSGVARVFEHSLRVVGDTEKLSARVEDIRDLLTEADHWAQDGGADTVTGDHVQRAIDAQTRRAGRLRDRVQETIERENIYIDTTGATVGQINGLSYLEAGGFSFGRPHRITTRVRLGEGEIVDIEREAALGGPLHSKGVLILSGFLEGRFAQRYPLSLSARLVFEQSYGGIDGDSASSAELYALLSALAEVPLKQNLAVTGSVNQRGVVQPIGGVNEKVEGFFDVCEARGLAGDQGVLIPAANTDNLMLRPDVVAAVKAGRFHVYPVETVDQGIALLTGMEAGTRDEQGAFPDGTINARVEARLRTFADRRRRFARTDGTPQSSTEDA; this is translated from the coding sequence ATGATCGACGCCCTTCCTGCGGACGCCCTGCGCACGCGCTTCGACCCGTCCGACTTCGGGTTCGAGACGACGGACGACCTGCCCGCCGACACGGAGGTGGTCGGGCAGGACCGGGCCGTCGAGGCCCTCGACTTCGGCATGAGCATCGACGCCGAGGGCTACAACGTCTTCGCCCTCGGCCCCCCCGGCACCGGACGCCGCCCGCTCGTGCAGCACCTCTTGGAGGAGCAGGCCGCGGGGGAAGCGACGCCGCCGGACCTCTGCTACATCAACCACTTCGACGACGAGCGCGAGCCGCGGGCGCTGCGCCTCCCGGCGGGCCGGGGCCGCGAGCTGAAGGAGGACGTGGATGCCCTCATCGAGGAGCTGCAGACGGCCCTCCCCGGCACGTTCGAGAGCGAGGAGTACCGGTCCCGCCGCGAGATGATACAGGAGGAGGTTCAGGAGGGACAGGAGGCGGCGCTCGACGACCTGCAGGCGCGGGCCCGGGAGGACGGCATTGCGCTCATTCGCACGCCCCAAGGCTTCGTCTTCACGCCCCTCGACGACGGCGAGGTCGTGCCGCCCGAAGAGGTCGAGTCGATGCCGGAGGAGGAGCGCGAGCAGGTGCAGCAAACAATTGAGGCCTATCAGGAGGCGCTCCAGGACATCCTCCAGAAAATGCCCGAGCACCAGCGGGAGGCCCGCCAGCGCATCGAGGAACTCAACAAGGGGATGGCCACGCTGGTCGTGGACGACCTCATCGAGGACCTCCGCGACGCGTACGCGGACTTCGACGACGTGGTGGCGTTTCTCGACAGCGTGCGCGACGACCTCATCGAGAACGTCGACGTCTTCGTTCAGGCGGCCCAGCAGGGCCCCTCCCCCGAGCAGCAGGGCCCCCAGCAGATGATGCAACAACAGGGCCAGCAGGGCGGCGCCCAACAGGGGGCCCGCGCCCCCGACGGCGCCTTCTGGCGGCGCTACCGGGTCAACCTGCTCGTCGACCACGCGGAGACCGACGGTGCGCCGGTCGTCTACGAGGACAACCCAAACTACCAGACCCTCGTCGGCCAGGTGGAGCAGATCGCCCAGATGGGCGCGCTGGTGACCGACTTTAATCTGATTCGGCCGGGCGCCCTCCACGAGGCGAACGGCGGCTACCTGATCGTGGAGGCGCGGCAATTGCTCACGCAGCCTTACGCCTGGGAGGGCCTGAAGCGGGCCCTCCAGAACGGGGAGATTCAGATCGAGTCGCCCGGCCAGGCGCTCGGCCTCATCCGCACCCTCACGCTGGAGCCGGAGGCCGTGCCCCTCGACGTAAAGCTCGTGGTCGTCGGGGAGCGCATGCTCTACTACCTGCTCGACGCCCTCGACCCGGACATGGACCGCCTGTTCAAGGTGATGGCCGACTTCGACGACCAGATCGACCGGGACGCGGCGCGGGAGGACGCTTACGCCGACCTCATCGCCACGACCGTTGACGACAACGACCTGCGCCCGTTTGACCGCTCGGGCGTGGCGCGGGTGTTCGAACACAGCCTCCGCGTCGTCGGGGACACGGAAAAGCTCAGCGCCCGGGTCGAAGACATCCGGGATCTGCTGACGGAGGCCGACCACTGGGCACAGGACGGCGGGGCCGACACGGTGACCGGCGACCACGTTCAGCGCGCCATCGATGCCCAGACCCGCCGGGCCGGCCGCCTCCGCGATCGCGTGCAGGAGACCATCGAGCGCGAGAACATTTACATCGACACCACGGGCGCCACCGTCGGGCAGATCAACGGCCTGTCGTACCTGGAGGCCGGGGGCTTCAGCTTCGGCCGGCCGCACCGCATCACCACACGGGTGCGGCTCGGCGAAGGCGAAATCGTAGACATTGAGCGGGAGGCGGCCCTCGGCGGCCCCCTCCACTCGAAGGGCGTTCTCATCCTGTCGGGCTTCCTGGAGGGGCGCTTCGCGCAGCGCTATCCCCTCTCCCTCTCGGCCCGCCTCGTGTTTGAGCAGTCGTACGGCGGCATCGACGGGGACAGCGCCTCCTCCGCCGAGCTGTACGCCCTCCTGTCGGCCCTCGCGGAGGTTCCCCTGAAACAAAACCTAGCCGTGACCGGATCGGTGAATCAGCGCGGCGTGGTGCAGCCGATCGGGGGGGTCAACGAGAAGGTCGAGGGCTTCTTCGACGTGTGCGAGGCGCGGGGCCTCGCCGGCGACCAGGGGGTTCTCATTCCGGCGGCCAACACCGACAACCTCATGCTGCGCCCCGACGTGGTGGCGGCCGTTAAGGCCGGCCGGTTCCACGTCTACCCCGTGGAGACGGTCGACCAGGGCATCGCACTGCTGACGGGCATGGAGGCCGGCACGCGGGACGAACAGGGCGCTTTCCCCGACGGTACGATCAACGCACGGGTGGAGGCCCGGCTCCGCACGTTTGCCGACCGCCGGCGCCGGTTTGCCCGCACGGACGGCACCCCCCAATCGTCCACGGAGGACGCCTAA
- a CDS encoding OsmC family protein: MVQIDTDYVGDLRCEAEHGPSGVTLTTDAPEDNHGEGRSFSPTDLVATALGTCIATILGIQAEKHALDLDGVEISVEKKIASNPRRIASLRTDVTMPTALDAQTRERVERAARHCPVDESIHPDIEVPITFHWPDGMSAS, translated from the coding sequence ATGGTTCAGATTGACACCGACTACGTCGGGGACCTGCGCTGCGAGGCCGAGCACGGGCCGTCCGGCGTGACCCTCACCACCGACGCGCCGGAGGACAACCACGGCGAGGGGCGCTCCTTTTCGCCGACCGACCTGGTGGCCACGGCGCTGGGCACCTGCATCGCGACCATCCTCGGCATTCAGGCCGAGAAGCATGCCCTCGACCTCGACGGCGTCGAGATTTCCGTCGAGAAAAAGATAGCGTCCAATCCGCGTCGCATTGCGTCGCTCCGGACCGACGTGACGATGCCGACTGCACTCGACGCGCAGACCCGTGAGCGTGTGGAGCGCGCCGCCCGTCACTGTCCGGTGGACGAGAGCATTCACCCGGACATTGAGGTCCCGATTACCTTCCACTGGCCAGACGGGATGTCCGCGTCCTGA
- a CDS encoding shikimate dehydrogenase, with amino-acid sequence MPLDATTQLVTLLGHPVEHSLSPRIHNTAFRAQDVNAAYVATPVRPEALGDAVAGLRALQFLGANVTTPHKEAVLPLLDEVTERARAVGAVNTIVRDDGRLHGDNTDVAGFLRPLEERGGDALAEAPMLVFGAGGAARAVVYGLLSHYRPERLTIVARRPDQAEGLAADLADHAPDGALRVSSFEEAALSVRTSRLVVNATPLGMAPDRRGQTPWPNPVDFTEDHVVYDLVYTPEETRLLREAAAEGATPIGGLDMLVEQAAAAYRQWTGRGMPQAAVYDALRAD; translated from the coding sequence GTGCCCCTCGACGCCACGACCCAACTCGTGACCCTCCTCGGCCACCCGGTCGAGCACTCCCTGTCGCCCCGCATCCACAACACGGCCTTCCGGGCTCAGGACGTGAATGCCGCCTACGTGGCCACGCCGGTGCGGCCGGAGGCCCTCGGCGACGCCGTGGCCGGGCTCCGGGCGCTGCAGTTCCTCGGGGCCAACGTGACAACCCCCCACAAAGAGGCCGTGCTGCCTCTCCTCGACGAGGTGACGGAGCGGGCACGGGCCGTGGGGGCCGTCAACACGATCGTCCGGGACGACGGCCGCCTGCACGGCGACAACACGGACGTTGCGGGCTTCCTGCGCCCCCTGGAGGAGCGCGGGGGCGACGCCCTTGCGGAAGCGCCGATGCTCGTGTTTGGGGCCGGCGGCGCCGCCCGGGCCGTCGTCTACGGGCTTCTGAGTCACTACCGCCCGGAGCGCCTCACGATCGTGGCCCGCCGCCCCGACCAGGCCGAGGGGCTGGCCGCCGACCTCGCCGACCACGCCCCCGACGGGGCCCTCCGGGTCTCCTCGTTTGAGGAAGCCGCACTCTCGGTCCGGACGAGCCGGCTCGTCGTGAACGCCACGCCGCTGGGCATGGCGCCGGACCGCCGCGGCCAGACCCCCTGGCCGAATCCCGTGGACTTTACTGAAGATCACGTCGTCTACGACCTCGTGTACACCCCCGAGGAGACCCGGCTCCTGCGCGAGGCGGCCGCCGAAGGGGCAACCCCCATCGGCGGCCTCGACATGCTCGTGGAGCAGGCCGCCGCGGCCTATCGGCAGTGGACCGGTCGCGGCATGCCCCAGGCGGCGGTGTACGATGCGCTCCGTGCCGACTGA
- a CDS encoding nitroreductase family protein: MAPPSTAQHPKTADPDHDILDLLRERWSPRAFADRRVEPEKIRRMLEAARWTMSSYNEQPWRYVVASRHDDPEAYERLLDCLIEGNQAWAQNAPVLLMSFYKETFSGNDRPNRCAPHDVGAASAALTFQAKEMDLYVHQMAGIHADVARETYDVPDDFEPMAGLAVGYLGDPEMLSDDKQTAEQAPRSRRSLDEFVFGDEWEDSADVVANGSSR; encoded by the coding sequence ATGGCACCTCCCTCGACCGCTCAGCACCCGAAGACGGCCGATCCCGACCACGACATTCTCGATCTCCTCCGCGAGCGCTGGAGCCCCCGCGCGTTCGCCGACCGGCGCGTGGAGCCGGAGAAGATCCGGCGCATGCTGGAAGCGGCGCGGTGGACGATGTCCTCCTACAACGAGCAGCCGTGGCGGTACGTCGTTGCGTCCCGGCACGACGATCCGGAGGCGTACGAACGGCTCCTCGACTGCCTCATCGAGGGAAATCAAGCCTGGGCCCAAAACGCACCGGTCCTGCTGATGTCCTTCTACAAAGAAACGTTCTCGGGGAACGACCGCCCCAATCGGTGCGCGCCCCACGACGTGGGGGCCGCCTCCGCCGCGCTCACGTTTCAGGCGAAAGAAATGGACCTCTACGTCCACCAGATGGCCGGCATCCATGCGGACGTGGCCCGCGAGACCTACGACGTGCCGGACGACTTTGAGCCGATGGCGGGGCTGGCGGTGGGGTACTTGGGAGATCCCGAGATGCTGAGCGACGACAAGCAGACGGCCGAGCAGGCGCCCCGCTCCCGCCGCTCCCTCGACGAGTTCGTGTTTGGGGACGAGTGGGAGGATTCGGCGGATGTCGTCGCGAACGGGTCGTCCCGTTGA